One Mustelus asterias chromosome 10, sMusAst1.hap1.1, whole genome shotgun sequence DNA window includes the following coding sequences:
- the LOC144499836 gene encoding mid1-interacting protein 1-B-like, protein MQSLIIQQQTNFLVATMSKYSSAVKNMEQTVMLPSLLQDIPLEVQDEAKDANSQSLYECFTLLKSIKNTVESGGLSFEDLKRKTNSAHELENEDAASLEQLFYVHVKGLCTVLNTLTKKANTLTSRYEDMIGVSS, encoded by the coding sequence ATGCAGTCCCTAATTATCCAGCAGCAAACTAACTTCCTCGTCGCCACCATGAGCAAGTATTCCTCTGCGGTGAAGAATATGGAGCAGACAGTCATGCTTCCCAGCCTCCTTCAAGACATCCCCTTGGAGGTCCAAGATGAAGCTAAAGATGCCAATTCGCAGAGCTTGTATGAGTGCTTCACCCTGCTGAAATCCATCAAGAACACCGTGGAGAGTGGTGGGTTGTCCTTTGAAGATTTAAAACGGAAGACCAACAGTGCCCATGAGCTGGAAAACGAAGATGCGGCAAGCTTGGAGCAACTTTTCTATGTTCATGTGAAGGGGCTCTGCACCGTGCTGAATACGCTGACCAAAAAAGCCAACACGCTGACCAGCAGGTACGAGGACATGATAGGAGTCTCTTCCTAG